TCGCCTCGAACCGGAGGTGGTCGCCGCCGCGTCCGCGTACCTGCCGTCGCTGCTGCCCGCCCCGGACGGCGGCACCCCGCCGGCGAGCTGGGTGGTGCTGCACCGGGGCGCGGACACCGGGGCGTACCTGTTGGCGTACAGCTGGTTCTTCGACAACGTCGTCGAGTGCCGGATCGCGATCGCCGGGCAACCGGCGCTGGCCTGCCCGGACGACGACCCGGCGCACTTCGTCGACCTGGACCGGCCCGGGGTGGGGTGTGTCTGGGAGCTTGGCGTGCTGGAGCACGAGCGGCTCGCGTGGATCCGGCACGTGCTCGCGCCCGAGGCGCCCGACCTGGCCGGCTACCTGGCCGACGTGCGCGCCGAGGGGCCGGTGGGGCGAGCGCGCCCGGGCGGCGTGGCCGGTGGCGTGGTGGTGCGGTAGATCGCGGTCAACCAGACGTCGAGCAGCACGTCGACCACGTCCCGCTCGGCCACCGCCGGGCCGTCCCCGGCGAACGTCGCGTACCAGACCCGCTCGTTCATCGAGTTGAGCGCGATGGCGAGGTCCCGGGCGGGCAGCCCGTCCGGGGCCGCGCCGCGGGCGCGTTCCACCTCGACGGCGGCCTGCACCGCGCGTACCCAGCGTTCCAGGACCTCGGCCCAGAGCCGCCGCACCTCGGCGTTGGTGCCGCGCACCTGGGCGCACGCCAGCACCACGTCCCGGTGGGCGCCGAAGATCGCGTGGAACCGGGCGATCAACTCCCGCCACCTGGCACGCGGGTCCTCGGCGAGCCGGTCCAGCACGTCGCCGGCGGCGGCGTCGGCCTCCTCGGTGACCCGGTCGAGCAGGGTGAGCAGCACCGCGTCCTTGGCGGGGAAGTAGAAATAGAAGGTGGGCCGGGAGATGCCCGCGCCCCGGGCCAGGTCGTCGATGGAGATGTCGCCGAACGGTCGCTCCCGCAGCAGGCGCTCGGCGGTGGCCAGGATCGCGACCTCCCGGTCGTCGCCGGTGGAG
The genomic region above belongs to Micromonospora sp. WMMD1128 and contains:
- a CDS encoding TetR/AcrR family transcriptional regulator, whose product is MSPARTPTGAAPTRGRRAGRSTGDDREVAILATAERLLRERPFGDISIDDLARGAGISRPTFYFYFPAKDAVLLTLLDRVTEEADAAAGDVLDRLAEDPRARWRELIARFHAIFGAHRDVVLACAQVRGTNAEVRRLWAEVLERWVRAVQAAVEVERARGAAPDGLPARDLAIALNSMNERVWYATFAGDGPAVAERDVVDVLLDVWLTAIYRTTTPPATPPGRARPTGPSARTSAR